One Flavobacterium cerinum genomic window, GCAAACAACTGTCTCCGTTTTCGTAATCCAGTTGCAACAAAATGCAATCACCGTTTTTTTGAATCAGTATGTTTCCGTTTTTTACGAACCAATTATAGACCTGATTTTCCATATTATATATTTTATGATGTCTGTTTTTTTGAATATTCTTTCCCGGGTAAAATTATTCTAACTGAACGCCTGTGCCAACAACCGCAATTGTTCTTTTAAATTTACTTTCTGAATATTGTTGATATTTTCTTCACCATCCAAAACCAAAGCCGGAACAAAGGCTAAACATTCATCCAACGCAACGGCTCCAAATTGTTCTACAGCGGGAAATTCAAAATGCCCGTAAGCTTCGTTTTCCATATGCAATTTATTTGCAAATAAAGTTTGAAAGAAAAGCGAAAATTCATAATCCACATAACTGTATTCCTCAGTATGAATGTTGTAAAAAGCAAGGCATATTTCATCATCCACTTCTCCTATAAGGTAAAAGTTGCCCATAGCCGTTTTGGCAAAAGGCATAATGGATTGCTGTCTTAATTTAGGAAATCCGTTTAATAGGTCTTCATAATCTGTCGGATTAACAAATGCGACTATCCCGTTTTTAAAAATGGCTTCTCCAAAATAGGCTAAATGATCCAAAAGGATAGTACTGTCTTCAAAATGATTTAGAAGCGCTTCATATTTTGTTTTTATAACAGTAACATCAATTTTTCCGACAATTTCAGGCGTTCCTAACCGTTTTATAAGATTTTCGGGCATTATTTTTTACTTATTAGATTAACGTATTTGCTCATTTAATGACTGGTATTGGTCTTCGTAAATCAAACGTAAAACACCTGTAAAAGTAATATCCGTTTTTTGATAGGGTCCGTCCTCAACATTATCTGAAATCCATAGAATATCCTCTTTAGGATTATTAGTGTTGTATGAAAAATACAGTATTTCACCTTCGGTATTACTAATGTCCAAAACCAGATGGAATCCGTTTTTCTCCGGAATAGGGTAGTCTAAAATATTTAAACCTTCCTCCCAATCATCCAATCCGTAAAAAGTAGCATAATCCCCATTGTTTAGTTGCAGTACGAGTATGCTCATTTCGCTCAAAAAGTACAAATAGGAGTTTATGTCCAGAAACGGAGCCGTTTTTTGAAGTGCTAAAGCCTCTTTTATAAAAAGGTTCGCTTTCCGATCGGTATTCGATCCGCTCGCTTCGTATTTTGTGATTAACTTTGTGATTAATTCATCAACTATTGGATTATGATCTATCATGTTTCAATTTTTATGCTTACTGGATCTTAGTAATGTAAAAATAAGAAAAATACTATAAATTAAAACCCCGGAGAATTTTATTTGAAGCGATCTGAAAATTGAATGTTTTTTACTTATTGTAAAATTAACTTTAGATATGCGAACTGAAATTATATTTAATATCGAATTTTTGACAAAAACTTCTAAGGTTGCTACAGCCGTCTAAACCGCTAAAATTCTCAGCTAATACTGATTTGATAGTACCCTCAGGGTTTTGTTCAGACAATTTTGTGATAAGAAGTAGTGTGTTTTCAGCATCAAAGGAGTACCAATATTCATAATCATCGTCATGGAAACGCTCTTTAACATAGTGACCCATATCCTGTCCGGATATTAAAAGAGAGGCATTACTAATCGTTGCCCATACATTTACCGAAAGTCGGGAACCGTCTCGGTACTCACACAGGTAAAATTGCTCAATATCTTCGATTGTAATTTTCTTTAATGTCATATTTCGATTTTGTTTTTCTTGTTTCATTTACCTTTTAACCGTTTCCACTGCTAAAGTAATGATCATGATTTGATAAACCATTTTCATTTCGTCTTATGTGGACACAATTCCAGTAGAACAGATTTACTTCGTTAGTTCGGTGTAATTGTTAGTCTTAACTTGATGAATATTCTTTGGAAAGACAACAAGAATTAATATTAGAGCGAATTTTTATATAATTGACTTAGATTATATAATTTTCTTCCGAGTAATTTTTCGGCATCTTTCGAAGCTGAGCCTATTTGTTGTTTTGATAAACTTTTTTCAAGTTCTTTAATTTCCTCAATAACTTCATTCTGTTTCAGTATACTGAAGTCAATTTTATACTCGTTATAAATCAAATACCATAGATAACTTTGATATAAATCTTTGGCAAAATATTTTCCATCTTTATGAAAATGAGCAAGTTCTAATCGAGCCGAAGTGATGTATCCGCTTTGTGTAAGATTTTCAGGATTTTGAAGTTTTGCCAATCTTTGAATCCATTCTTTAAATTTAGGAATGCTTTGTTGAACACCGTTTCCTGTTACATAGCATTCCGCAACATTCCAAACGCAAGTCGGATCATCATTATTAGCACATTTTAAGGCATATTCAAAAGCTTTTTCAGAATTTTGTTCAATTCCTTCACCATTTCCGTATGCCATCATCATGGCATAATGTCCATTGTTAAAACCGTTGTCAGACGATTTTTTATACCATTCAATTGCTTCTTTTTCATTTTTTTCACCGGCTGCACCGCTTTGAAGGAAATATCCAAGGTTATATTGAGCTTCGGCATTTCCTGATTCGGCCGCTTTTTTTAAAACAGGGAAGGCCTCTTTGTAGTTTCCTTGTCCTAATAAATCTTTTGACTGCCGATTCAATTCTTCAGCATTTTGGCCAAATGATATTTGAGCGAATAAAAAGAAAATAATGCTATTAAGAGTTTGTTTCATTTGCGTTTTGTTTGAATATCTATTGTCAAATTGTTCTGCTAAAAGTAGAATGCGATGCGTATGTAAGCTTTGTAAATTTAATTTTTAAATATAGCTCAATAATTTAGAATTTTCCTACTAAGTCGGTATCAAAAAATCACTTACTTTTAGCAGTTTTTTATAGTGCATATGTTAGAGATTATTTATCAGGACGATTATTTAGTTGCCATCAATAAACCACACGGTCTTTTAGTGCATCAATCTCCTATTGCAAGAGATGCTTCCGAATTTGCAATTCAGTTGTTGCGGGATCAAATTGATAAAAAAGTATATCCGGTTCACCGGATTGACCGTAAAACTTCGGGAATATTACTTTTTGCATTGGACAAAGAAGTGAATAAAAATCTGACGGAACAGTTAACGTTAAAAACCGTTGTAAAAAAGTATTGGGCAATTGTAAGAGGTTTTACACCTGATGAGCAACTTATAGATTATGCTTTATACAAAGATAATGGGGCTTTACAGGAAGCACAAACAATCATTAAGACTTTAGCAAAAGTGGAAATCGATATTCCTTCGGGGAAACACAGTACTTCCCGATATTCGTTTGTGGAGGCTTTTCCGCTAACCGGCAGAATGCATCAGATTCGCAAGCATATGGCTCATATTTTACATCCGATTATCGGTGATCGTCCTCACGGATGCAACAAACAAAATAAAATATGGCTTGAAAAATTTAAAATGAATACGATGTTACTCCATGCTCAGAAGTTGGTTTTTACACATCCTGTAAGCCATGAAAAGGTGGTGCTTACCGCTCGCCCACAAGAAGAGTTTATACGAGCAGCAGGAATTATGGGGTTTTATATTGATGAGAAAAATTGTGTTAGTATTGGGGATAAATAGTTTTTAAACTTATAGCTGTTTTTGAGACACAATTTGCATACTCCGATGCGCGGATTTAAATATGGAATTTTGTTAAGTTGTGGGCTGAGAGTGATAACAATCGAAAACCTTATGCCGCTTTTGTTTTGATATGTTTTATGATTGAAATCTAATAGTGCTCTATATGACTTAATTATTTATAAAGTTTCAGGGATTGGAATAGTGGTTGAACTTAAATAAGTATTCTAAAGATCCGAAAAAATTGAATTAGCAGATCATTTTCCAATGAAGATAAACGGGCCATTGTACTAAACCGCTGTTAAGTGCTGGCAATTTAGTAAATTGCTAAATTTATATTTTCGAAGGCTAAGTCATTTATGCCTTTTATTATTATTAATGATGCAGTATCACTATATATGCTTTTATAAATATTTAAACCCTTTTGAGGGTAAAGATTATTAAAGGCATATAATTCAAGTCTCTTTTCAATTAGGTTTTTTTCATAAAGAGTAATTGAAAATTCTATTAACGCAGTCATTATTGTTCCTGTTTCTATTGCTTGAGAATTATATATTTTTTTCAAGATAACACGGAAATCACTTAGTTGTTCAACTTTAATTATGTTATTATAATTTGATAAATCATTTAACCACCATTTAGTAGGAAAAAAACCTTCAGAAGTAAATTGTTTTTGATATGCTGTAAAATATAATGCTAATAATAAAGATAAAGACTTTTTAAATTCATTATCGGGAAGATTAATAATCTTGTTTAAATTATTATAGTCGTAGCTCAGTTTAATTAAAACAATTGGAGTATATGTTTCTTTTAATCCACTAAGTTTTATTGCAGATTCAACATCTTCTTTGGTGGGCTTTAATTGTAAAATGAAGAAAATAAGTTTTTTTATGAAATCGTCTTTTTCACTTTTTTCCAAAGAATCAAAATAGTTTATAATATCAGTTATGGTTAACAAATTTTGTCCAAATTGATTTATTTTTATGTCATTCTGTATCTTCATATTCTTTTAATTATTCAAATTTAATATAAGGACGGCTATAATCAATGTCTTCTTTGAATAAATCTATACGATTTGGCAAATTGTCAGGAAAATATTTTGCTCCAGGTAGT contains:
- a CDS encoding T6SS immunity protein Tdi1 domain-containing protein encodes the protein MPENLIKRLGTPEIVGKIDVTVIKTKYEALLNHFEDSTILLDHLAYFGEAIFKNGIVAFVNPTDYEDLLNGFPKLRQQSIMPFAKTAMGNFYLIGEVDDEICLAFYNIHTEEYSYVDYEFSLFFQTLFANKLHMENEAYGHFEFPAVEQFGAVALDECLAFVPALVLDGEENINNIQKVNLKEQLRLLAQAFS
- a CDS encoding tetratricopeptide repeat protein, translating into MKQTLNSIIFFLFAQISFGQNAEELNRQSKDLLGQGNYKEAFPVLKKAAESGNAEAQYNLGYFLQSGAAGEKNEKEAIEWYKKSSDNGFNNGHYAMMMAYGNGEGIEQNSEKAFEYALKCANNDDPTCVWNVAECYVTGNGVQQSIPKFKEWIQRLAKLQNPENLTQSGYITSARLELAHFHKDGKYFAKDLYQSYLWYLIYNEYKIDFSILKQNEVIEEIKELEKSLSKQQIGSASKDAEKLLGRKLYNLSQLYKNSL
- a CDS encoding pseudouridine synthase, with translation MLEIIYQDDYLVAINKPHGLLVHQSPIARDASEFAIQLLRDQIDKKVYPVHRIDRKTSGILLFALDKEVNKNLTEQLTLKTVVKKYWAIVRGFTPDEQLIDYALYKDNGALQEAQTIIKTLAKVEIDIPSGKHSTSRYSFVEAFPLTGRMHQIRKHMAHILHPIIGDRPHGCNKQNKIWLEKFKMNTMLLHAQKLVFTHPVSHEKVVLTARPQEEFIRAAGIMGFYIDEKNCVSIGDK
- a CDS encoding DUF5958 family protein; this encodes MKIQNDIKINQFGQNLLTITDIINYFDSLEKSEKDDFIKKLIFFILQLKPTKEDVESAIKLSGLKETYTPIVLIKLSYDYNNLNKIINLPDNEFKKSLSLLLALYFTAYQKQFTSEGFFPTKWWLNDLSNYNNIIKVEQLSDFRVILKKIYNSQAIETGTIMTALIEFSITLYEKNLIEKRLELYAFNNLYPQKGLNIYKSIYSDTASLIIIKGINDLAFENINLAIY